In Erigeron canadensis isolate Cc75 chromosome 1, C_canadensis_v1, whole genome shotgun sequence, a single window of DNA contains:
- the LOC122585975 gene encoding protein LITTLE ZIPPER 1-like encodes MCTSNSKECMAPPSLHFLNQKANSKQPKFRVRVRVHRLNRANKFIEEKMKREMELKNLKLYMENMSILKENERLRNKATLLHQERLALLSMLEEKKLKL; translated from the exons ATGTGTACTAGCAATAGCAAAGAATGCATGGCACCCCCTTCTCTCCATTTCCTGAACCAAAAGGCCAACTCAAAGCAACCTAAGTTTCGTGTTCGGGTTAGAGTTCATAGACTTAACAG GGCTAACAAGTTCATCGAAGAAAAGATGAAACGCGAGATGGAATTAAAGAACTTGAAGTTGTACATGGAGAACATGAGCATCTTGAAAGAGAATGAAAGGTTAAGAAACAAAGCCACCTTGCTCCATCAGGAAAGACTTGCGCTATTGTCCATGCTCGAGGAGAAaaaactcaaactttga
- the LOC122579589 gene encoding ycf49-like protein isoform X2, with translation MTILPTLLSSSNPFSFSRRILPKTPKSCYPKTKISRNTQYGINNKKAMAALMGAGFALTTPLFVGPASVLAAELPLLVGSSMQLTEPSNALSLPTWAIHVSSVVEWVAAMILVWQYGEKSGYQSWKGLSWGMVPLLGGAFCACTWHFFYNSESLEILVAIQGALTVIGNTTMCIAAYKIYKSSQERSTE, from the exons ATGACAATTCTTCCAACATTGTTATCTTCTTCAAACCCTTTTTCTTTCTCCCGTCGAATTCTCCCTAAAACCCCCAAATCATGTTATCCCAAAACCAAGATTTCAAGAAACACCCAATATGGCATAAACAACAAGAAAGCCATGGCAGCTTTGATGGGAGCTGGGTTTGCCTTAACAACACCCCTTTTTGTGGGACCTGCTTCTGTACTTGCTGCTGAGTTGCCATTGTTGGTGGGCTCATCAATGCAACTCACTGAACCTTCAAATGCTCTCTCACTTCCTACTTGGGCTATCCATGTTTCAAGTGTTGTTGAAtg GGTTGCAGCAATGATCTTAGTATGGCAATATGGAGAGAAATCTGGATATCAATCATGGAAGGGGCTTTCTTGGGGTATG GTGCCCCTGCTTGGTGGAGCGTTTTGCGCGTGTACTTGGCATTTCTTTTATAACTCGGAATCACTTGAA ATACTGGTTGCTATTCAAGGGGCATTGACGGTTATTGGCAATACTACAATGTGCATAGCCGCATACAAAATCTATAAATCGTCACAAGAACGCTCCACTG AGTag
- the LOC122579589 gene encoding ycf49-like protein isoform X1 gives MTILPTLLSSSNPFSFSRRILPKTPKSCYPKTKISRNTQYGINNKKAMAALMGAGFALTTPLFVGPASVLAAELPLLVGSSMQLTEPSNALSLPTWAIHVSSVVEWVAAMILVWQYGEKSGYQSWKGLSWGMVPLLGGAFCACTWHFFYNSESLEILVAIQGALTVIGNTTMCIAAYKIYKSSQERSTGT, from the exons ATGACAATTCTTCCAACATTGTTATCTTCTTCAAACCCTTTTTCTTTCTCCCGTCGAATTCTCCCTAAAACCCCCAAATCATGTTATCCCAAAACCAAGATTTCAAGAAACACCCAATATGGCATAAACAACAAGAAAGCCATGGCAGCTTTGATGGGAGCTGGGTTTGCCTTAACAACACCCCTTTTTGTGGGACCTGCTTCTGTACTTGCTGCTGAGTTGCCATTGTTGGTGGGCTCATCAATGCAACTCACTGAACCTTCAAATGCTCTCTCACTTCCTACTTGGGCTATCCATGTTTCAAGTGTTGTTGAAtg GGTTGCAGCAATGATCTTAGTATGGCAATATGGAGAGAAATCTGGATATCAATCATGGAAGGGGCTTTCTTGGGGTATG GTGCCCCTGCTTGGTGGAGCGTTTTGCGCGTGTACTTGGCATTTCTTTTATAACTCGGAATCACTTGAA ATACTGGTTGCTATTCAAGGGGCATTGACGGTTATTGGCAATACTACAATGTGCATAGCCGCATACAAAATCTATAAATCGTCACAAGAACGCTCCACTGGTACATAA
- the LOC122579589 gene encoding uncharacterized protein LOC122579589 isoform X3: protein MTILPTLLSSSNPFSFSRRILPKTPKSCYPKTKISRNTQYGINNKKAMAALMGAGFALTTPLFVGPASVLAAELPLLVGSSMQLTEPSNALSLPTWAIHVSSVVEWVAAMILVWQYGEKSGYQSWKGLSWGMVPLLGGAFCACTWHFFYNSESLEVSLVFISKSRA, encoded by the exons ATGACAATTCTTCCAACATTGTTATCTTCTTCAAACCCTTTTTCTTTCTCCCGTCGAATTCTCCCTAAAACCCCCAAATCATGTTATCCCAAAACCAAGATTTCAAGAAACACCCAATATGGCATAAACAACAAGAAAGCCATGGCAGCTTTGATGGGAGCTGGGTTTGCCTTAACAACACCCCTTTTTGTGGGACCTGCTTCTGTACTTGCTGCTGAGTTGCCATTGTTGGTGGGCTCATCAATGCAACTCACTGAACCTTCAAATGCTCTCTCACTTCCTACTTGGGCTATCCATGTTTCAAGTGTTGTTGAAtg GGTTGCAGCAATGATCTTAGTATGGCAATATGGAGAGAAATCTGGATATCAATCATGGAAGGGGCTTTCTTGGGGTATG GTGCCCCTGCTTGGTGGAGCGTTTTGCGCGTGTACTTGGCATTTCTTTTATAACTCGGAATCACTTGAAGTAAGTTTGGTGTTCATTTCGAAAAGCAGAGCTTG A